A single genomic interval of Primulina huaijiensis isolate GDHJ02 chromosome 7, ASM1229523v2, whole genome shotgun sequence harbors:
- the LOC140981112 gene encoding gibberellin 2-beta-dioxygenase 1-like yields MEQFSVNKNCSTLFTGVPLIDISKPDSKTLLVKACEEFGFFKVINHGVPIEYMSNLEAQAVNFFSLPLSVKQKAVAPHFFEYGNKMIGSSGDFGWVEYLILTTNTESSRRSFSSIFGEADENFSRVLNEYVSAVRKMACEILEMLADGLKIEPRNVLSKLLMDDQSDSIFRLNHYPPVPESNGKNNLIGFGEHTDPQILSVLRSNNTSGLQISLKDGDWISIPPDQNSFFINVGDSLQVMTNGRFKSVRHRVVVNNKKESRVSMIYFGGPPLSEKIAPLPSLVKGEDSLYKEFTWFEYKRYAFQSRLADNRLGLFEKIVAS; encoded by the exons ATGGAACAGTTCTCCGTCAACAAGAACTGCTCTACATTGTTCACAGGCGTCCCGTTGATAGATATCTCGAAACCCGATTCGAAGACGCTGCTCGTAAAGGCCTGCGAGGAGTTTGGATTCTTTAAAGTGATCAACCATGGAGTCCCGATTGAATACATGTCGAATTTGGAGGCCCAAGCTGTAAACTTCTTCTCTTTGCCTTTATCTGTCAAACAGAAAGCTGTGGCTCCTCACTTTTTCGAGTATGGAAACAAGATGATCGGTTCCAGCGGCGATTTCGGTTGGGTGGAATACTTGATCCTAACGACCAATACCGAATCCAGCCGCCGAAGTTTCTCATCCATTTTTGGCGAGGCTGACGAAAACTTCAG TCGGGTTTTGAATGAATATGTGTCAGCTGTGAGGAAAATGGCTTGCGAGATTCTTGAAATGCTGGCTGATGGACTGAAGATCGAACCAAGAAATGTGCTGAGCAAACTTCTAATGGATGACCAGAGCGACTCGATTTTCCGGCTGAATCACTACCCTCCTGTCCCGGAATCCAACGGCAAGAATAATTTGATTGGATTCGGAGAACACACAGACCCGCAGATCCTTTCTGTGCTGAGATCCAATAACACTTCGGGTCTCCAAATCTCTCTCAAAGATGGGGATTGGATTTCCATTCCTCCTGATCAGAATTCTTTCTTCATTAATGTTGGTGACTCCTTGCAG GTGATGACGAATGGAAGATTCAAGAGCGTGAGACATAGAGTCGTGGTGAACAACAAGAAGGAATCAAGAGTGTCAATGATTTACTTCGGAGGACCACCATTGAGTGAGAAGATAGCACCATTGCCATCTTTGGTGAAAGGAGAAGATAGCTTGTACAAAGAGTTTACATGGTTTGAGTACAAAAGATATGCTTTTCAGTCAAGATTGGCTGATAATAGGTTGGGCCTTTTTGAGAAAATTGTGGCCtcttaa